The DNA segment TAGATTCAACATTTGGAATGACTTAGGTCATTTGATGTATTTAGACACACCTGAAGCAAAACAGAGTTGATCACATCCGACACCTGACAGCTAAACTCAATGACATACACCACGCAGGCGCAATAGCAAAACACCTTACTCTCTTCTATCAATATTCCCCAACCTATCCAAATGACGAACCACTTACAAAGCCAACATTGTAgctataccagacccgagagaATGTCCAGCAAGTAAAACTCGGATACTTCACCACCAATTCTTTCAAAACTTTACATTCCTCATCTTCAACAGTCCGTTGTGCACATACCCGACCACCATCAAACTTCATTTCCCTAAGCTTGTTATCTAAAAGCACAGAATATTCGCAACTCAGCCCCGGATGGCAACAACGACATCTTTATGATCAAGATATAGTATATACGCTGGAGCACGACCCTGAGTGTCTTGATAAGTCTTCTTTAGAAACAAGCAATCTTGTTTCATGATCATAAACAAGATTGCTTGATATGGGATTGCTTGTTTATCCCATATCCATATCCTTGTGGAGGCTCCCATAGAGGAATTTGGATGTCATCTTCGTAAATCGATAAGATGTAGCGGCAAAAGGCAGAAACTCTCCGACAATCTTGACTGTCCTGACCAGCAGTGTAAAGATAGCGTTTGTAATCCCAACGTGCACAGCCAAGAGAGTAACAACATTCTAGAAGAGGGCAACAACCACATAGAATCAACATGAACAGGTTGGACTCACTCATACCATCATCATATAGCTATGAAACAAAGGTATAAACTTTAATTTTCAATCCGAGAAATTTTGTAACTTTAGTACACGCTGAACTAAAATTACAAAAAGTaaccaaattttgttttttaagaacaaaattatccactatgaactttttttttagtttgtttcttttatccCATCTTGGTGAGAGCAATTTGGTCAAGGTGCAATAATTGTGTGTTGCCTTAAGTGTTTGTACTTCTGTTCCACGTTGAACAGTCTCCAGCTTTCTCCAAAGTCTTTAGACAAGACCAGCTTCAGAGCTTCCACCCCTTCTGCTAAAGCTCCATCAATCTTTTCCCACAAAACACACAgagatgcaaaaaaaaaaaaagaagagagagatcaTTTCCTAGTGTTTGATTTAAACCACAACGTTTCAATGTCTATAAATGCTCAAAAAGACTTTTACCCGTTCACGAGCTAGCATGCTGAACTTCTGCAACAAGAACGCCTTTGGATCCATTTGTCCAGGAGGCTTCCCAATCCCTTTTAACATTAATTAATAGATGATAAGAACAACAAGAGCTCGATTTAGAACCCAAATATCAGAGAAATAATGTTAAGTTACAAGAGAGGGTCCAAACTAACCGATTCGTAGCCTTGCAAATTCCTTATTGCCTCGGAAATGGTGCATTACTGACTTTAACCTGAGAAGAACACAAGCAAGTATATACAATAACAGTTTTCAATAGATTGATTCACATATTATAATGGTCTAAGTTAAGCAAGTTACTGATGAACTCTGTTTTACACATGGCCACAgcctatataaaataaaaatgtaccCGTTGTGACATCCATGGCCTCCTTTTTCTTGAAGGCGAAGAACACCACATGGCAATTGTGTGTCATCATGCACCTGCATCACCACAGCAACAATGAAATTAAGTGGCTTCTGCTGCTAAAGAGATTGTAAGAATGGGTAGGGGCCGCTTGAGAGACAGAAAGAGTAATAGGATTTACCACAAGCACACGATTGAGGGGTAACTTGTAATAAGCCGCGAGAGGTCCACTCTGATCAGTTTCAGGAGAGGTGCAGTTAGTAAGAAAAGCAATAGATTCTTATGACCCATACATCTCTTTCACACATGAAAGCTTCTTATCGACCTCTAACATGTCTATAGAGAAAACCTAACCTTGGTTAATGGATGAAACACATTCAAGAATATATGTTTTGGTACAACAAGAGACCACTTTAAATCATTCAGGTTTCATCTACTTTTCTACTCAACCTGGATCTCACAAATTTGATATGCTGCCAAGATGCAATAGTTTACACATGAATAATAGGAGAAGCAAAATTACTGATTCACCGCTCAAGTTCATGTAAGTTTGCGGCTTTGCCAGGATAACAGGGAGATCGCCCACGAAACCTGACAGAAGGACAAGACAAAATTAGAAGCCCTCCTTAATGCAAACATCAAACTAACAGAGTTATTTGTTCATACATGTTTACACAGATACCTTGTCCCATTATAGCCTTGAAATTTAGCAGGTTCATCTGAATCCCCACTGACTCAGCAAAAACATCTATCATCTCGAACCCAATCTGCAACATAGTAGCCAAACAAGAGCAGACATCTTGAGAATCGACGCAGGCAAATCCAAGTTGTTTTAATAACTTTAAGGACTAAAAAATGTGTGGGTACATTGTGTCTAGTGCCATTGTATTTGTCGCCAGGATTTCCCAATCCAAGAAAGAGCCATGGCTGCTGATGAACAGAAGTGCAGTAGCAACGCCTTGACAACTTGCCAAGCATCATTAGCTCAAAGTTGAAATCTTCTCCAAGTTTAATAAATCCCTAAACCTTTATTTCCAACAGCACGCAATCTGAAAAGAGAGAcaaattagtgtttttttttttttaaatacttcaAATTTGATTGATCTGTGTAAATATCAATGTTGAGCTATTTACATGGAACCATTCACATCCACAACACAACAGCAGAATCAGTATACTTGTGGCATAGTAAAGAAGCTAAAACTTAGTCGCAGTTCATTTCAAACAACCAACAAACTAATCATCAGCAAGAGTGGTAATCATAATAttcaaatcaaacaaaaaaaaagcattaaGCAGGTCAAGAGAAACATAATAGTGCAAAACAAAGACACTTCTGAAACAGCTAATAGCTAAATGATAGAACAAGCGAAAACAGAAACTAGTAACATGGCAAGGATGGAGAACACAACTATAAGTAAAGCGAGACTTCAAGAGTTAGCAACCAACCTCAAATCTCAGGAATATATCTCTATTGAACATAAATAAGGAATCAAATTGTATTTTGCAGTGGTCGAACATTTAAAAGAAACTTCAAAGGGCGATTACTTTTGATTAATAAGCCAAAAcagacaacaacaaatcaaacAATTGGATTATcaaagagatgatgatgattccgACAAACATAAAAACTAAGAAACATTACCATTGTTGTTCCATTTTCGTTGATAAATCATTCACTTGATTAGTTAGTTGTTCAGCGAAGTCACAAAAACCTTTAGGAAGAAGAAGGTGGTGGTCAGGTCTTCGGTTTCCTTTGGTTTAAAATTGAACCAAAAAGGCTTTCTTTCTTTAATGGGCTTTTAATGCATCCCAGCTCGTTGAAGAAAAGGCCCAACAGATAGCCATTAGGGTTTTAGGTATTTATAACCTAATCATCAAACAAGCCCTTGTCATTTCTCTCGTCTCGCCGCAACCTTTTCTCTGACATTCATGTGagtactcttcttcttctctgtgaATTTTTATTGCTGTTAAGACCTAATCTCTAGAATTACATAGCCGTGACATCGCATTGATCGGTTTTGTCTCATTTTCAGTCTTAAGTGTCCGTCTAGCTCCTGCCACTTGTTTTGTTTCGTTTACTGTACTGATTTAATTGTTTGGTCTCCATCCTTTTGCTAGTTTCTTATCTGTTTCTATGTTAGCTTTTATTTAATGATTTCTCTTGACCTGCTTAgtgttctttttgttttgaatattaTGATTGTCTAACTCTTGCTGATGATTTACTATAATGTGCAGCTGAGGAGAAGAAATGAAGCACAACAATGTCATCCCCAATGGTCATTTCAAGAAGCACTGGCAGAACTATGTCAAGACTTGGTTCAACCAGCCTGCCAGGAAAACCAGGAGAAGAGTTGGTTAGTTATCAATCTTGTTCAATAACGTTATGTGCTATGTTGTATTTTACTTGAACATGTGTTTGTTTTATGCTTTACTCAGCGAGACAAAAGAAGGCTGTGAAGATCTTCCCCCGTCCCACTGCTGGACCTCTTCGCCCTGTTGTGCATGGTCAGACTCTCAAGTACAACATGAAGGTCCGAACCGGTAAAGGTTTCACTCTTGAAGAGCTCAAGGTATTTTTGTCtatcttttttctttgtttccatTTCTTTGTGAGATATTTGTTTGTAATCTTTACTTGTCTTTGTCTTTAGGCTGCTGGAATCCCCAAGAAGTTGGCACCAACCATTGGTATCTCTGTTGACCATCGCCGCAAGAACAGATCTCTCGAGGGTCTTCAGTCCAATGTCCAGAGGCTCAAAACCTACAAGGCTAAGTTGGTCATCTTCCCGCGTCGTGCCAGGAAGGTCAAGGTATTACTCTCCAAACGAcaatcttcctcttcttttaGATTAGACTTTACATCTGTGCTCATGGGTTTTTATTACTTTTGAGACGACAACCCTCTAGTTAAGATTTATCTTTAAACTTTTGCTCAAGactcttctttttctatttcttttgtGTCAGCCTGGTGATTCTACTGCTGAAGAGTTGGCCAATGCCACTCAAGTCCAAGGGGACTACATGCCTATTGTCCGTGAGAAGCATGCTACAGAGCTTGTGAAGCTGACAACTGAGATGAAATCAGTCAAGGCTTTTGACAAGATCCGTCTGGAGCGCACAAACAAGAGACATGCCGGTGCTAGAGCCAAGAGAGCTGCTGATGctgagaaagaagagaagaagtgaGAGACGCACTTTATCTCTTGTCAACGTTTGAATCAGTCTTTTTTTGTGTATCAgactctgtttttgtttcttcagaTTTTTATCCTTCAAAGATTTTGCTGCTACTTGGTTATCTGGATTTATGGAAAAGATCGTTTTACACATCTACTATCTACTTCAAACCCATATCTTGCTCTACCATATTAAGCGTTACTTTGTAGCCTCTCTCTCTGAATCCACTTCATATGTCTACCTACCTCTTTTAAGTTAAATGAAGTATTACATTTCAACCAACATTTCCTTCTACACAATCACATTATTCGTCATTTTGTGGATTTTGGATTATTCAATTAACGTCAGTATTCACATAATTCAGATTCTTTAGCCACAAGGAGGTACGTGTCTAGATGCAAAACAAACGGTCTCTGTATTGTTTTGTTCAAGTTCCAGAAGCTATAAGGTCTTGGCGCAGGCTAGATTCGTCTTCCTCTTCAACCACCATCCATGGCAATATAGGCCCCTGTTAAAACCACATAGACATTAGCGCTCTTTTTGGATAAGATCAAAGCAGTATGCACTTGAATGTTTTGATTACCTTGCCTTCACGTATGACCTTGGGATATGGTCCTGTCATATCAACAATGGTTGATGGTTCAGCCACTCTTACACCTCCATCTACCAGAAAATCCAGACCCTGTAGAAAGAAAACGGAAAATGAGACTAGAGCAAGCAGAGAGCTTGTTTAGTCAAATAGACAGCAGCTATATATGTACCTCTGGTCCATATATGTCACCAATTATGGTTGGATCAATCATCCATTCGTTTTCTTTTGGCCCTTTCACACTGTCATTAATCATACGTATTAATTACCACTATACACAAATGTAAATGATTGGGATGAAGAAGGAACCAACCTGGTGCAAATCAGAGGGGCATCCATGGACTGTAGAATGGCTTGGCAGACAGCATCATCTGATATGCGTACACCCACATTCTTCCTCGAAGCGTATTTCACACTTGTCGTTCCATACCCTACGCATTGTTTAGGTAACTCCTTGCTTGCAGTCAAGATGAAGGTGTACTGCGCAAAACATACGCCATCATGTTAATGGACAGATGAAAACTGTTTGGATTATACAAGAGTCATGGAGTATCTCACAGGTCCAGGCAAGCATTGCTTAACAGCACGGAAAACGTTGGCATGACCATGACCATCGCCACGAGGGAACCCCATTGTATATGTGTCTATGTCCCTTAAGGAACGGCATAAGATACTAAGTGGCTGCATCATggcaagaaaaaaaacaaagagttaGCCCACACACAAACAGGTCCATTTTGCAGCTAGTATCTATGTTCATGGTCCTGACCTTGGAAGATTCAATCTTTTTAATCCTACAGCGACAAAACAGGTTTATGTTAGGTAATAGAATCGATTCGGAAGTAAAGTACACACACTGTTTTAAGACAGAAAGGACTAACCTTCGGAGACGTTCTACAGCGGAATGGTTCTTACAGTCACAAACTATTGCATAGACTGTATCAGTGGGGATAACACCAACGGCTCCTTGTTTGAGAAGCTCAATAACAGGTTCGAGTTTCCACGAATCAGCACCTGAAGGGTCCACCTCTATTGACACAAACTCCCCCTCCTTTGTGAACCGAGGGGTAGAGTATTTGAGACGCTTAGGGCTTCTCTTTGCCGATGCCATCGCAACATTTCGCCTCCGTGGGGTGAAAGAGGCGAAGCTCGGAAGCGTTGGGATACGGCGGTGAGTTGACGGGAAAGGAAGACGCATCGCCATGAAAAGAATCCAACTTTGAGAAACAGAAGAATATACGAAAAAGGCTCATCTTTGGGCCTTAATTGGACTCTGTTATAGCCTCATAGACCATATCAATCACttttatcatgtttttttaACTCAAAACTTTGTTTTAAAATGAAGATTATCGACAAGATGTGTAACACTACTAAAGAGTCAAGGATACAAACACTCTATTATAGCAGAGATAAATAGAACTTTGTCTTCAAGAAAAGGAGGAACCTACAAACGTCTCCTCTCTCTCACATTCATACGTTTCATCTGTCGCTTACTAGAAAGATAAGACCCTAAACCGATGATACCCGCATCAACGAGTCTGGTATCACCGCTTATCTCTACTTTCATAGCATCT comes from the Brassica rapa cultivar Chiifu-401-42 chromosome A01, CAAS_Brap_v3.01, whole genome shotgun sequence genome and includes:
- the LOC103874987 gene encoding peptidyl-tRNA hydrolase, mitochondrial; translated protein: MMLGKLSRRCYCTSVHQQPWLFLGLGNPGDKYNGTRHNIGFEMIDVFAESVGIQMNLLNFKAIMGQGFVGDLPVILAKPQTYMNLSGESSGPLAAYYKLPLNRVLVVHDDTQLPCGVLRLQEKGGHGCHNGLKSVMHHFRGNKEFARLRIGIGKPPGQMDPKAFLLQKFSMLARERIDGALAEGVEALKLVLSKDFGESWRLFNVEQKYKHLRQHTIIAP
- the LOC103874976 gene encoding 60S ribosomal protein L13-1, yielding MKHNNVIPNGHFKKHWQNYVKTWFNQPARKTRRRVARQKKAVKIFPRPTAGPLRPVVHGQTLKYNMKVRTGKGFTLEELKAAGIPKKLAPTIGISVDHRRKNRSLEGLQSNVQRLKTYKAKLVIFPRRARKVKPGDSTAEELANATQVQGDYMPIVREKHATELVKLTTEMKSVKAFDKIRLERTNKRHAGARAKRAADAEKEEKK
- the LOC103874967 gene encoding uncharacterized protein YciO encodes the protein MAMRLPFPSTHRRIPTLPSFASFTPRRRNVAMASAKRSPKRLKYSTPRFTKEGEFVSIEVDPSGADSWKLEPVIELLKQGAVGVIPTDTVYAIVCDCKNHSAVERLRRIKKIESSKPLSILCRSLRDIDTYTMGFPRGDGHGHANVFRAVKQCLPGPYTFILTASKELPKQCVGYGTTSVKYASRKNVGVRISDDAVCQAILQSMDAPLICTSVKGPKENEWMIDPTIIGDIYGPEGLDFLVDGGVRVAEPSTIVDMTGPYPKVIREGKGPILPWMVVEEEDESSLRQDLIASGT